CAGCATCCGGCCGTCATACACATCCATCTCAGCGTCAAAGCTACCAGATGGAGGAGGATCGCCATAGAGAAGGTGGGCCTATCGAACAACCTGATCAAAACTTTGGCCTAACATGACCAAAGTTTCGTCTATGTTTTTGTCAAGCACTGCCTTAATCGATGCCTTTAACGCCTGCAGATCTTGATTCTCAGCCTCCAACAAAGAGACTCGGCTAGCATACCTTTCCAAGGTTTCCTTCAGCTTTCTATTCTTAGTCATCGTCTCCTGGTTCTTCTTCTCCAACTCGGCCGCCCGGGCCTCAGCAAACTCGCGGTCAACCTCTGACCAAACGAGCTTTTCCCCATAAGACGAGTTGGCCTCATTGGCCTGCCTCAGATTATGGTGAGCCTCAACCAACTCGTGTTTCAGTCATACAACCTCCTCCTTATGCCGAACATGGGCATCAGCACCCAAGCAGGTCAAGACAAGGCCACGACAAAATAGTTCCAAGCCATTGTTCAGATCCTCCTCTGGAATGGTTTTCACCATGGCATGTGAAGAAGAACCAATGCCTACCTTCACCCCTTTGGAGAAGCGTACATCAGCCTCAAACAAGGTCCTAGGTGACTTAGGCGCTTCAACAACGACTCTGTTGGCGGCCCTCGACAATAACGATCTCAATAGGACGACCGAAATTATCAATCGGTGGCGAGTCCACCAGGATAGGAGACGGTAATGGCGGAGGAGGTGTCGGCAAGGATCCCAGGGATTGAAGAGTGGTTGCAAtatcccccccccccccctcccgcTGCCTTTTCTTGCCTTTAGCAAGAGGGACCGAAGAACCCGCATCAGCAGATGCATGAATGCCCCCGGCCGCTATATCTATGATCGAGTGACCCTTACCCCATTCGAGAGCCTTCGCGCCAAAAACATTCACTAAATTCTTCGCCTGAGACACCTCTCGGCTTATGGTTTCTGcaaaaatcaaacaatacaAGTTAAAATCACCAAAAGCAAATAGAAAATATCTAAACCGACTGAGAGTAAGCAAGTTATCGTACCCTCGGAGACCTCCTAGCGTTGTGGCGACATGTAAATAGCCACCAACTTCCGCGTTGGAAGTTTACGAGGGAGCCCATCAAAAAGAGAATAAATCTCTTCTTCCTCGACGCTCGGGGGCGGACGAGGCCATTCCTTAAACTCGGTCGGCTTACTGGTCCAAGATAAGGGGAACTTGGACCGACCGGCTTCATCAAAAAAGTAATTCGCTCCCTCGGGGCGAATGAAAACCTTAAGAAATTTCTCTTCAAAATTCTTATAAGAAGTGGAAAAGGAGCCAAGGAGCACGTTGCCCGAACAACCAACCAACGAATGCCACAAAGCCAACTGGTCGGGTGAGAAGTGTAGTAACTAAGAAAAGTCGAAGGACTAGGAGAAAGACAAAATACATCACAGATAAGGCGGGAGGCCTGGATAGACGCCCAGGTGTTGGGATGAAGTTGCGTAGGGGCCATGTTGAGTGCCCAAAGGACACCCACCGTGAAGTTATCGAAAGGAAGAGAAACATGCAAGTCCAAAAACAAGCAAGCATACATGTAAAAGAAAGGACGCTCGGTAGTTGACCGAGCTGAGCAAACCACATCGGTCGGCTCACAAGGTTCGATGCTTATCACGTCCAGACTCACGTCCGGCTTCAAAACACAGACCTGGTCCAAAAAACTAGCAACCACATCCCTCTTCACAAACGAGCAGGTGATCCGGGTCACCTTCGGATCCACCCTGTCAAACCCATGAGGAGATGACTGCTCGGAATCACCCGACCGATCAGAAGCACCAATCGGGTCATCCTCTCTCACCACTCCCACATGGGGCAACGTTTGAATTGCCCCAACCGACAGAGTTTCGGTCGTGGAAGAATCGGacgatgatgaagaagaagaagactaaGACGAAGAAGGAAGAGATGGAAGAGGAGAAGCGGGAcccgaagaagaagaagtgggACGAGACAAAGAAGACATAACTAACCTCTTTAAAAGCTAAAAGGACGAGTAAAGATACAAGGATCGTTCGGCGAGACACTAAATCACTCGGCTATCGGAGCAAATACGCACAAAGAAACAGTGCCTCAACACTATGAAGGCCCCTATTTATACCCTTAAGGGTCTTGGAATACGAAACGCCCCAATCACCTCAACCGTTAGATCTCCTAAGATCCAACGATCCTAAAGATACCAAAAATTGGAGTAAAAAAACCCTTCATTAATGAGGGTCATATCAGGTGCAGAGGCGCCACCAAAACATCACATCGAAGAGCCCATTCGTTACATCAGATCCCGATATATCCCAACTGCCGTCACAAGCACCCAATCCACCGATCGGCCAAGAAGACTTCTCGGGTTAAATACCCTCGAGcatggggggcaagtgtactggtATGGACCGAACGCTCAAGTACCTTGACTCGGTCTCTTTGACCGAGCCGAACGAGGCTGGCACGTCCATGCAGGCCGACTGACTCACTTAaaccattaacgctcaaatcAAGGTCAGTAAAGTTAAACTACCATTAAGAACTAGGTAATATTTCTCTAAGTGCGATCCACTCCACTAATCCGGCCGAATAAGGTaagttcattaaaataatattaataacacaTATCCCAAGAACAAGGTACGTCTTATCACTATACACCTCGAGTGTCAAATCCCttttttactgacttgagcgtcggagtgccttttgCAAGTACCCTCATTTGGATTCACCTGAGATAGAGCGACCGAGACATGAGGGTGCAGCATCAAGACGAGAAGAACTGCAGTGAAGCTCTAATAATCTGCccgaaggaaggaaggagacaaagtcattcaatagttctctaggtcttaTCTCCCTAGCATAAACATCTACActtaaacactaaaaaaaaaattatatcttccAGCTTCTATATTTTGGGTTTAACTAtcagtattttattttaacttcacAATTAGTTTAAATTAGCAGCATTTACAAAGTAAATATAATTCCCTTTCTGCGTAAAACTCAAACTTAAATCTTACTTGCTTCTAAAAACAATTGTCTTCTGAGAAATCAAACTATATTATCTGAATAAACTACTTTTAAttaccaaaataaataaatactgtTTATATTGACACCATAAAATTAACTACTTAGCCatatttttatagtttcttGAGATGAGACCActaaaaagtataattaaaaaattcagttaaaaaaaagtaactgAAATTTTCAATATACtcgttacattttttttaacttttatgtaTTCTTGATATTATTATTTGCTTTGTTGCTCGTGACTGTGAGGCCATCGTCGCAGTTTGAAATCCTTCCTACGTCCTTTTCTGCACTGCTTTTTGGTAATGTTTTTCTGTTTATTTCCCGGGGAAACCTATCTCTAATTTTCTGAAAAGAAAAACTCATGTACACAGTACCCTCTTGTTATTTCTAGCTTCCATTTCTAATCCTCTATTCTCTCGCAATAACCAGATAAGAAACGGTTTAGTTTAAGTTCAATTTAACCAAAATTTCACTAACTTTGATGAAAAAGTGAGTTTTTTTCTCTGCTTTTTCAGTGGAGTGTGCATATTGAATAATTGAATTTGCATATTATGGTTTTGAAATTGCATAATTTCCCCTCGTGTAATTTCATTAATGCAGGAACATTCTTCTCTGGAGGAAAGGGTGAATTTGAGtttctatttttccttttaggGAGAGGAATAATTTTTTTGCTTCCCGCACAAAATGGTGCAAAGTGTGTCATTGAGTACTCTAGCTACTTGTGGAAAGAGCAGATTATGTGGATCATCCCCATATTGGATGGCACCCTTTGAGCCATCAAAAAGATCCCAAATTACCTCTGCTTCCGGCAGACACTTGGTTTGGAACCATTCTGTGCAAAGCTTTTTCTTGATTGGGTACCCTTATGTTTCAAGGCACAGTGGTTTTAAGGCTGAAGCAGCATGGATGTTTAGAGGGGGAGAACAAGGGTTGGATTCAAGTTCAGAGCACAGTGAGAGTGCTAATGAGGATATCTTGATGTTCTTCTTTCAGCTAGACTTGGCCACAAGAGTACAGGTCCGGCTGCTTTTATTCCTCCCTAAGAAGTTAAGTAGGGTAGGGGTTATTTCAATTTCATGGAACAGTTTTTAATGCTTCATTTGTTTGGAACTTTGAATTTCAGTATGCTTTAAATATGGAGCAGTATGACACTGCACAGCAACTGAGAAACAAACTTACTGAGGTTAGATAAATTGCCACTTATCCTATCCTATATGGATATACGAGTTTGGTTGATTGTGTAGGCTTAATTGAGGTTGAATTTACACTTTTCAGTTTCTGTCAGTGATTTTATTTTCTgtcgttttttttttcaccctTCATAGGAATCTAGTCCCTCTATAGCTTGCAGCAATAACATGTTCATCAGTTTATCTTTGTCTATATACAAGTCTTCAAGAGATCTAAATTTTGTGGAATTGGAGCATTGAATGACTTGCAGCTTGTTTGGATGTTTTTGGAAGGTTGAAGAAGAGGTAATCAAGCAACAACAGTCAAAAAGGGGATTATCTTCAAAAAGTGAAGCTCAAGATAAAGGTCTAAGTATTATACGTCTTCGGtgagttttcttcttcttttgtgtCAAGCTAATTTCTTCATCATGATAAATTGCCTTTTTTCCCCTTCCACTTATCTGTGGGTCAACTTGAATACTGACAGTGATTTTTGTTTCCTTGCAGTTCAGACCTTCAGAATGCTGTTGAGAATGAGAATTATGCTTTGGCTGCTGAATTACGGGATGAAATTTCCAAACTTGAAGCAGAGTCTCTAGCTGCATCAGCTAAAGCTTTGGCTCATGAAAATGCACAATATGCATTTCGCTTGGGTCAAAAAGTGAGACATAAAAAATTTGGTAAGTGGTTGAAATACCTTTCATTTAGTACAGAAAACTATTATTAATTTTCAAGTATGCAAGATGATCTGACAATGAAAATGATGCTTCTTAGTTGTAATCTGAAGCTTTGCAATAGATAAAGTAATAATTATGTTGCAATAATTGCCATTCCCAGCATCGGGTCAGGAACTAAAATATTGATGATGCAGGAAAAAATAACTTCATTGACACCTTGTAAATCTTTCATATGGATCATTGATGTACACAATCATAAGTTGGATATTGACGATTTCCATTCCGCTTCCTACATTTTGATTGCTCAAAATACGTTGCAGGCTATAGAGCTGTGGTCTGTGGAATGGATCCGGTATGCAGTGAATCAAGTTCATGGATGGACAATGCACAAGTTAAGAAGTTGTCTCGTGGTTCCACTCAACCATTTTATCAGGTTTGATTAACTTCATAGAAATTGCATTTGCAAGAATTATcacgagagaaagaaaataaaagaattcaTTGAATCAAAATATCTATTTACAGATGAGAGAGCACTACATATAATAGTATTACGAAAGTGGagtttaagcctaactcaaccccataaaaccggctcatagggttgaggtttgcacccacttatatacaatgaaaggctctaatatctagtcgacgtgggatctccaacaaatagCAATATACTAACAAACTAAATATTAAAGGAAACAAAATAACTTATTGTATATATTATCTAATTATATTTGATTCTAATATCCTCTCAAGTTGGACAAAAGATGTTTATGATTCTCAACTTGTCGATGAAACGATTGAAGGAACTGGTAGGAAGGGTCCTTGTGAATATATCAATTATTGGATGCTTAGTTTTGATATGAATGAGAGTGAAGAATTGCTTTTGAACAAGTTCCCGAATAAAATGATAACCAATATCTATATGTTCAAATCTCTCATGGTGGAAGGGGTTAAAAGCAAGGTCCATGACAAATTTGTTATTGTAAAATAGCATAGTTGTGTCAATTGAAACTTCAAAATGTTTGAGTAATTATTATAGCTAAACCACTTCATTGGTCATTGATGATAAGCATGATATTCTAATCCTACCGAAGATTTGGAGAGTGTACCTTGTTTG
The sequence above is a segment of the Phaseolus vulgaris cultivar G19833 chromosome 2, P. vulgaris v2.0, whole genome shotgun sequence genome. Coding sequences within it:
- the LOC137810624 gene encoding clp protease adapter protein ClpF, chloroplastic, with translation MVQSVSLSTLATCGKSRLCGSSPYWMAPFEPSKRSQITSASGRHLVWNHSVQSFFLIGYPYVSRHSGFKAEAAWMFRGGEQGLDSSSEHSESANEDILMFFFQLDLATRVQYALNMEQYDTAQQLRNKLTEVEEEVIKQQQSKRGLSSKSEAQDKGLSIIRLRSDLQNAVENENYALAAELRDEISKLEAESLAASAKALAHENAQYAFRLGQKVRHKKFGYRAVVCGMDPVCSESSSWMDNAQVKKLSRGSTQPFYQVLVDVRAEPNLLVAYVPEDNLLIPDKPDMGRFDHPYISFLFYGMDSAGDFIPIKQLREKYNRARHEIPIDPPNDE